One genomic region from Rhinoraja longicauda isolate Sanriku21f chromosome 8, sRhiLon1.1, whole genome shotgun sequence encodes:
- the ndufb3 gene encoding NADH dehydrogenase [ubiquinone] 1 beta subcomplex subunit 3: MGHGQGPELPDYRSWSPRGTPLQAVQERLTRRGLRDPWARNEAWRYSGGFAKPITFSDVFFRGFKWGFAAFVVALGVEYALLSPKKNGGHH; this comes from the exons ATGGGTCACGGACAAGGACCCGAGCTGCCGGACTACAGGAGCTGGAGCCCGCGGGGCACCCCACTGCAGGCCGTGCAGGAGCGGCTGACGCGGCGGGGCCTTCGAGACCCCTGGGCCCG CAACGAGGCCTGGCGGTACAGTGGAGGCTTTGCTAAACCAATTACTTTCAGCGATGTTTTCTTTCGAGGATTCAAATGGGGATTTGCAGCGTTTGTTGTAGCTTTGGGTGTGGAGTATGCACTACTATCTCCAAAGAAGAATGGAGGACATCATTAG